A region from the Canis lupus dingo isolate Sandy chromosome X, ASM325472v2, whole genome shotgun sequence genome encodes:
- the LOC112668592 gene encoding succinate dehydrogenase assembly factor 1, mitochondrial-like: MSRASRLQRQVLSLYRRPGAKARAQAAFRQHASLPRSDVLHIEYLCRHGWRQLQLLRSGHTKAMGAFVRRQGPTKESSSAGASGAQPEDGGGPRNPFDSMGSPETPPDGR, encoded by the coding sequence ATGAGCCGGGCCAGCAGGCTGCAGAGGCAAGTTTTGAGCTTGTACCGCAGGCCAGGTGCCAAGGCTCGAGCACAGGCCGCGTTCCGGCAGCACGCCTCATTGCCACGCTCCGACGTGCTACATATCGAGTACCTGTGCCGCCATGGGTGGCGCCAGCTGCAGCTGCTACGCTCAGGTCACACCAAGGCCATGGGTGCCTTCGTGCGCCGGCAGGGGCCAACCAAGGAGTCCAGCAGCGCGGGGGCCTCAGGAGCCCAGCCTGAGGATGGTGGTGGTCCGAGGAACCCCTTCGACAGCATGGGGTCACCAGAGACCCCTCCGGATGGGCGGTGA